A genomic stretch from Seriola aureovittata isolate HTS-2021-v1 ecotype China chromosome 13, ASM2101889v1, whole genome shotgun sequence includes:
- the plk4 gene encoding serine/threonine-protein kinase PLK4, giving the protein MSVSIGDKIEDFKVLTLLGKGSFACVYRAKSVKTGLEVAIKTIDKKAMHKAGMVQRVTNEVEIHCRLKHPSILELYNYFEDSNYVYLVLEMCHNGEMTRYLKERKMPFSEDEARHFMHQIVKGMLYLHTHGILHRDLTLSNLLLTSNMNIKIADFGLATQLKLPNEKHFTMCGTPNYISPEVATRSAHGLESDVWSLGCMFYAFLMGRPPFDTDTVKHTLSKVVLGEYEMPRHVSLEAQDLIHQLLQRDPSQRPSLSAVLDHPFMTHSLLVRTKELGLGDEGSMDSGIATISTACNSSTSASSSTRLQRRTRHMIGSALPNRMMPVPCLPRQPNSACFEDGDQWQNQHLQDRFYREGRSRVVHGGDSGQPNSRYLRRAHSSDRSSSCASGQGSSHELERCHSEETLTSVGRPVFSMPFTQHQFPENGRLPSPPVKQLANSGYSLSTQTAHTPNLQFHDLEAVTNWLHNDGSGQRPADSSTHSSSSSFHSNRAPLGVHNSWTDKPMGRSVNHNQQHLHHQLSSNPDSYRENVPGAEFQPPHGRELKLPSAKPSTDKEKKTLRDVVPPLCAFRLKPIRQKTKNAVVSILDTGDVCMELLKCQGGQERVKEVLRISCDGSMVTIYQPNNGKGFPVLDCPPAPPEDILICSYGDLPEKYWKKYQYASKFVQLVKSKTPKVTLYTKNAKVMLMENAPNADLEVCFYDGAKTHKTSELVRVVEKSGKSYTVKGEVGLSGLSPESRLYVELSDEGHNMCLSLEAAITAEEQRSTKNLPFFPITIGRRPANPDPPCTSSLPSHPVPPDAVSPPQPPQIAPSMISYDGSDFTTASLSKKSSPVRQDLVQSTGKVVKSIFVPNVGWASQLTSGEVWVQFNDGSQLVVQAGVSCITYTSPEGKITRYKENEKLPEHVKEKLHCLSTILGLLANPTAHHLQPQ; this is encoded by the exons ATGAGTGTTTCGATCGGAGACAAAATTGAG GATTTTAAGGTCCTCACCCTCCTTGGTAAAGGCTCCTTTGCGTGTGTTTACCGGGCAAAGTCAGTGAAGACTGGTCTGGAGGTGGCAATCAAAACG ATTGACAAAAAAGCAATGCACAAAGCTGGTATGGTCCAGCGTGTGACAAACGAGGTGGAGATTCACTGCAGATTGAAACATCCTTCAATACTTGAG CTGTACAACTACTTTGAGGACAGCAACTATGTGTACTTGGTGTTGGAGATGTGCCACAATGGAGAGATGACCCGTTACCTTAAAGAGCGGAAGATGCCTTTTTCTGAGGACGAAG CAAGACATTTCATGCATCAAATAGTGAAAGGAATGCTGTATTTACATACTCATGGCATCTTGCATCGAGATCTGACCTTGTCCAACCTTTTGCTGACCAGCaacatgaacattaaaatagCAGACTTTGGCCTGGCAACTCAGCTGAAACTCCCGAATGAAAAGCACTTCACCATGTGTGGAACACCCAACTACATCTCCCCGGAGGTGGCCACCCGCAGCGCTCATGGTCTGGAATCAGACGTCTGGTCACTGGGGTGCATGTTCTATGCCTTCCTGATGGGGCGCCCTCCatttgacacagacacagtcaagCACACATTGTCTAAAGTGGTTCTTGGGGAATATGAGATGCCTCGTCATGTTTCTCTAGAGGCTCAGGACCTGAtccatcagctgctgcaaagGGACCCTTCCCAGCGGCCCAGCCTCTCTGCGGTGCTGGACCACCCGTTCATGACCCACAGCCTGCTGGTCAGGACCAAGGAGCTGGGGCTGGGGGATGAAGGATCCATGGACAGCGGCATCGCCACCATCTCCACAGCCTGCAACTCCTCCAcctcagccagcagcagcacccgCCTCCAGAGGAGAACCAGGCACATGATTGGCTCTGCCCTGCCTAATCGCATGATGCCCGTTCCATGTCTTCCACGCCAACCCAACAGCGCCTGTTTTGAGGATGGAGACCAGTGGCAAAATCAGCACCTGCAAGACAGATTTTACAGAGAGGGCAGGAGCAGGGTGGTTCATGGTGGAGACAGCGGACAGCCTAATTCTCGATACCTGAGGAGGGCTCACTCGTCAGATCGCTCCAGCTCTTGTGCATCAGGCCAGGGGTCAAGTCACGAGCTGGAGAGATGCCACTCAGAGGAGACTTTGACTAGTGTAGGGAGACCAGTCTTCTCCATGCCCTTCACTCAACACCAATTTCCAGAGAATGGAAGGCTCCCATCTCCTCCAGTCAAGCAGTTAGCAAA TTCTGGGTATTCATTATCCACACAGACGGCACATACACCAAACCTGCAATTTCACGACCTAGAGGCAGTCACGAACTGGCTCCATAATGATG gTTCTGGACAGAGGcctgcagacagcagcacacacagcagcagcagcagcttccacAGCAACAGAGCACCTCTAGGGGTTCACAATTCCTGGACAGACAAGCCCATGGGGCGAAGTGTGAATCACAACCagcaacacctgcaccaccagcTTTCCTCCAACCCTGACTCATACAGGGAGAATGTACCTGGAGCAGAGTTCCAGCCTCCTCACGGCAGAGAGTTAAAGCTCCCTTCAGCCAAACCCAGTACAGACAAGGAGAAGAAAACGCTGAGAGACGTAGTCCCGCCTCTGTGCGCTTTCAGACTGAAGCCTATCAGACAAAAGACCAAAAATGCTGTT GTGAGCATCCTGGACACAGGTGACGTGTGTATGGAGTTGTTGAAATGCCAGGGTGGTCAAGAGAGAGTCAAAGAGGTCCTTCGGATTTCCTGTGATGGTTCAATG GTGACAATATACCAGCCGAATAATGGAAAGGGTTTTCCGGTGCTGGACTGCCCTCCCGCTCCTCCAGAAGATATTCTCATCTGTAGCTATGGGGACCTTCCAG aaaaatactgGAAGAAATACCAATACGCCTCCAAGTTTGTGCAGCTTGTGAAATCCAAGACGCCTAAAGTGACCCTTTACACCAAGAATGCTAAGGTCATGCTAATGGAGAACGCTCCCAATGCAGACCTGGAGGTTTGCTTTTATGACG GAGCAAAGACCCACAAGACGTCAGAGCTGGTGCGAGTGGTGGAGAAGAGCGGGAAGTCATACACGGTGAAGGGGGAGGTGGGGCTGAGCGGCCTGAGCCCAGAGAGCAGGCTGTATGTGGAGCTGTCTGATGAGGGCCACAACATGTGTCTGTCACTAGAGGCCGCCATCACAGCAGAAGAGCAGCGCAGCACCAAGAACCTCCCCTTCTTCCCGATCACTATTGGCAG GAGACCTGCCAACCCAGACCCCCCGTGCACATCGTCCCTGCCCTCCCACCCGGTGCCTCCTGATGCAGTTTCACCACCTCAACCTCCACAGATCGCTCCTTCA ATGATCTCCTACGACGGGTCTGATTTCACCACAGCAAGCCTGAGTAAGAAAAGCTCCCCGGTGCGACAGGACCTGGTACAAAGCACTGGAAAAGTGGTTAAGTCAATATTTGTGCCCAACGTTGGATGGGCCTCCCAG CTGACGAGTGGAGAGGTGTGGGTGCAGTTCAACGACGGGTCTCAGCTGGTGGTTCAGGCTGGAGTTTCATGTATTACCTACACGTCTCCAGAGGGGAAGATCACCAG GTATAAGGAGAACGAAAAGTTGCCAGAGCACGTCAAGGAGAAGCTTCACTGTCTCTCCACCATCCTTGGGCTGTTGGCAAACCCGACAGCACATCATCTACAACCTCagtaa
- the hspa4l gene encoding heat shock 70 kDa protein 4L encodes MSVVGIDVGFQNCYIAVARSGGIETIANEYSDRCTPACVSLASKNRMIGNAAKSQVITNFKNTVHGFKKFHGRAFDDPFVQAEKPKLPYGLHKLANGNTGIKVRYLDEDKVFTVEQITGMLLTKLKETSESALKKPVVDCVISVPSFFTDAERRSVFDATQIAGLNCLRLINDTTAVALAYGIYKQDLPTPEERPRNVVFVDMGHSLFQVSITAFNKGKLKVLATAFDLYLGGRNFDEALVDYFCEEFKGKYKLNVRDNPRALLRLHQECEKLKKLMSANSSDLPLNIECFMNDIDVSSRMNRGQFEDMCSQYLMRVEMPLKSALEQSKLSRDDIYAVEIVGGATRIPAIKERIAKFFCKDVSTTLNADEAVARGCALQCAILSPAFKVREFSITDVVPFPITLRWKTPTEDGLGECEVFSKNHAAPFSKVITFHKKEPFDLEAFYSSPQDLPYPDHRIGCFSVQNVAPQPDGDSSKVKVKVRVNVHGIFSVSSASLIEKQKGEGEDMQIDSEPLVQNEGRAEDQTKMQVDQEGQSQGDQQNEENSSCSKEGASGEKQDPAAGASKPKVKVKSVDLPILANNIRQLDSDVLNNFVDYERQMIVQDKLVKELNDAKNAVEEYVYDLRDKLCGIYEKYITEEDGNRLTLMLEDTENWLYEDGEDQPKQVYEEKLDALKRLGQPIQDRHREHEDRPRAFEELGKKLQLYMKFVDFYKQKDERYLHLSAEEMSTVEKCVNESMGWMNSKMNAQSKLAITQDPVVKVADIIAKIQELDNVCNPVMNRPKPTVEEAPEVNDQNSGAHNGPTAKQGAEGKGDAKGNQQTKPGAKEMEVD; translated from the exons ATGTCAGTGGTAGGCATTGATGTGGGTTTCCAAAATTGTTACATCGCTGTGGCGAGGAGCGGTGGCATTGAAACCATTGCCAATGAATACAGTGACAGATGCACACC GGCTTGTGTGTCTTTGGCCTCCAAAAACCGCATGATTGGAAATGCAGCCAAGAGTCAA GTTATAACTAACTTCAAAAATACAGTCCATGGCTTCAAAAAGTTCCACGGCAGGGCATTTGATGACCCATTTGTCCAAGCAGAAAAACCCAAACTGCCTTATGGCTTACATAAGCTGGCCAATGGAAACACTGGAATTAAG GTGCGTTATTTGGACGAGGACAAAGTGTTCACAGTCGAGCAGATCACAGGGATGCTACTCACCAAGCTGAAGGAGACGTCAGAGAGCGCCCTGAAGAAGCCTGTGGTGGACTGTGTCATCTCT GTCCCAAGTTTCTTCACAGATGCAGAAAGACGATCTGTGTTTGATGCAACTCAAATCGCAGGGTTGAACTGTTTACGGCTAATTAATGATACCACAGCAG TGGCTTTGGCCTATGGGATCTACAAACAGGACCTTCCTACTCCAGAAGAGCGGCCTAGAAATGTGGTATTTGTGGACATGGGACATTCATTATTCCAGGTCTCAATCACGGCCTTCAACAAAGGCAAACTCAAG GTCCTTGCCACAGCATTCGACCTGTACCTCGGTGGGCGCAATTTTGACGAGGCGTTGGTAGATTACTTCTGCGAGGAGTTTAAGGGCAAGTACAAGCTCAATGTGAGGGACAACCCGAGGGCTCTGCTGCGGCTGCACCAGGAGTGCGAGAAACTAAAGAAGCTCATGAGTGCCAACTCCTCCGACCTGCCCCTCAACATAGAGTGCTTCATGAATGATATCGATGTTTCCAGCAGGATGAACAG gggccagtttgaagacatgtgTTCTCAATATCTGATGAGAGTAGAAATGCCTCTGAAATCAGCCCTTGAACAATCAA AGCTAAGCCGGGATGATATTTACGCAGTGGAGATAGTTGGAGGAGCCACGAGAATCCCTGCTATCAAAGAGAGGATCGCCAAATTTTTCTGCAAAGACGTCAGTACCACACTCAACGCAGACGAAGCTGTAGCGAGAGGCTGTGCACTTCAG TGTGCAATTTTGTCTCCAGCGTTTAAGGTGCGTGAGTTCTCCATCACTGATGTGGTTCCCTTTCCCATTACTCTTCGCTGGAAAACACCAACAGAGGATGGATTGGG agagtgTGAGGTGTTCAGTAAGAATCATGCTGCTCCGTTTTCTAAAGTGATCACCTTCCACAAGAAGGAGCCCTTTGACCTTGAAGCCTTCTACAGCAGCCCTCAAGATCTCCCATACCCAGACCACAGGATAG GATGTTTTTCAGTACAGAATGTGGCTCCACAGCCAGATGGAGACAGCTCTAAGGTGAAGGTCAAAGTGCGAGTCAATGTCCATGGCATCTTCAGTGTGTCCAGCGCTTCTCTGATTGAGAAgcagaaaggagagggagaggacatGCAAATTGACTCTGAGCCACTGGTGCAGAATGAAGGCAGAGCTGAGGATCAG ACCAAAATGCAGGTGGACCAGGAAGGCCAAAGTCAGGGGGATCAGCAGAACGAGGAAAACAGTTCCTGCAGTAAG GAGGGTGCCTCTGGGGAAAAGCAGGACCCAGCAGCGGGGGCAAGCAAGCCCAAAGTCAAGGTGAAGAGTGTTGATCTGCCCATCCTGGCCAACAACATTCGACAGCTCGACAGTGATGTCCTTAACAACTTTGTGGATTATGAG CGTCAGATGATTGTACAGGACAAATTGGTGAAAGAGCTGAATGATGCTAAAAATGCTGTGGAGGAGTATGTATATGATCTGCGGGACAAACTGTGTGGGATCTATGAGAAGTATATCACAGAGGAG GACGGTAACCGGTTGACGCTGATGCTGGAGGACACAGAGAACTGGCTGTATGAGGATGGGGAGGACCAACCCAAACAAGTCTACGAGGAGAAGCTAGATGCACTCAAG AGGCTGGGTCAACCCATTCAGGATCGGCACAGAGAACATGAGGACAGGCCGAGGGCTTTTGAGGAGCTGGGAAAGAAACTGCAACTCTACATGAAGTTTGTGGATTTCTATAAGCAGAAG GATGAGCGATACCTACATTTGAGCGCAGAGGAAATGAGCACTGTGGAGAAGTGTGTGAATGAAAGCATGGGCTGGATGAATAGCAAGATGAATGCACAGAGCAAACTTGCCATAACTCAAGATCCCGTTGTTAAAGTAGCAGACATCATTGCCAAAATACAG GAACTGGATAACGTATGTAACCCAGTGATGAACCGGCCGAAGCCCACGGTGGAGGAGGCCCCCGAAGTGAATGACCAAAACAGTGGAGCTCATAATGGCCCGACAGCCAAGCAAGGAGCAGAAGGGAAGGGAGACGCAAAGGGAAACCAGCAGACAAAGCCTGGTGCAAAAGAGATGGAGGTGGACTGA
- the reep1 gene encoding receptor expression-enhancing protein 1 isoform X2 — translation MVSWIISRLVVLVFGTLYPAYSSYKAVKSKDVREYVKWMMYWIIFALFMTVEVFTDMFLCWLPFYYELKIAFVVWMLSPYTKGSSVLYRKFVHPTLSSKEKDIDDYICQAKDKSYDTLVHFGRKGLNVAATAAVMAATKGQGVLSDRLRSFSMQDLSSYQSDSDNTDPGTTQSAAAQHRTRPMMRSKSESYKGQDFDMTEYEMLGLDQWHSKKSLSQTISPSESESTPITPSLTPQSSPPSTPSPPPTPSPPPTPPVPEQPVEPPLRVLRPLTRSRSALSSNNEAM, via the exons ATGGTCTCCTGGATCATCTCTAGACTTGTGGT aCTTGTGTTTGGTACACTATATCCTGCGTACTCGTCTTATAAAGCTGTGAAATCGAAAGATGTGAGAGAATAT GTGAAATGGATGATGTACTGGATAATATTTGCCCTATTCATGACGGTGGAAGTATTTACAGATATGTTCCTTTGTTG GCTTCCTTTCTACTATGAACTGAAGATAGCCTTTGTGGTGTGGATGTTGTCCCCTTACACTAAAGGCTCTAGTGTGCTATACAGGAAGTTTGTTCATCCCACGCTTTCCtcaaaagaaaag GACATTGACGACTACATCTGCCAAGCCAAGGACAAAAGCTATGACACACTGGTGCATTTTGGGAGAAAAGGGCTGAATGTTGCAGCCACAGCTGCGGTCATGGCTGCAACAAAG GGCCAAGGAGTCCtgtcagacagactgaggagtTTCAGCATGCAGGATTTATCTTCCTACCAGTCTGACTCCGATAACACTGACCCCGGCACTACGcagtctgcagcagcacagcatcGGACCAGACCTATGATGCGCAGCAAGTCAGAGAGCTACAAAG GACAGGATTTTGACATGACTGAATATGAGATGTTGGGGTTGGACCAATGGCACTCCAAGAAGTCGCTGTCTCAGACCATTTCACCTTCTGAGTCTGAGTCCACACCCATTACGCCCTCACTGACACCCCAGTCCAGCCCACCCTCCACACCTTCTCCACCTCCcactccctctccacctcccactCCTCCAGTTCCAGAGCAGCCAGTGGAG CCTCCTCTTAGAGTCCTGCGGCCTCTCACAAGATCCAGGAGTGCTCTTTCTTCAAACAATGAAGCCATGTGA
- the chmp3 gene encoding charged multivesicular body protein 3 — MGLFGRTPEKPPKDLINEWSQKIRREMRVIDRQIRDIQREEEKVKRSIKDAAKKGQKDVCVILAKEMIQSKRAVTKLYASKAHMNSVLLSMKNQLAVLRVAGALQKSTEVMKAMQSLVKIPEIQATMRDLSKEMMKAGIIEEMLEDTFESMEDGEEMEEAAEEEVDKILFEITAGALGKAPSKVVDALPEMEPSGATAASEDESEEDIEAMQSRLAALRS, encoded by the exons ATGGGGCTGTTCGGCAGAACACCGGAGAAACCACCAAAAGATCTG ATCAATGAATGGTCTCAGAAAATCAGGAGGGAAATGAGAGTGATTGACAGACAAATTCGAG ACATtcaaagggaagaagaaaaagttaaaagatCCATCAAAGATGCTGCCAAAAAGGGCCagaaggatgtgtgtgtgattctcgCAAAGGAGATGATTCAGTCAAAACGAGCTGTTACAAAACTTTATGCTTCCAAAGCCCACATGAACTCTGTGCTACTCAGCATGAAGAATCAGCTTG CTGTACTGCGTGTGGCCGGGGCCCTGCAGAAGAGCACAGAAGTCATGAAAGCCATGCAGAGCTTAGTCAAAATCCCAGAGATTCAGGCCACAATGAGGGATCTATCAAAGGAGATGATGAAG GCTGGTATCATTGAGGAAATGCTGGAAGACACATTTGAGAGCatggaagatggagaggagatggaggaagcagcagaggaggaagttgACAAGATCCTCTTTGAGATCACAGCAG GTGCCCTTGGCAAAGCACCAAGCAAAGTTGTAGATGCCCTGCCCGAGATGGAGCCATCTGGAGCCACGGCAGCTTCAGAGGATGAATCGGAGGAGGACATTGAAGCAATGCAGTCGAGATTGGCAGCTCTGAGGAGCTAA
- the si:dkey-21a6.5 gene encoding laminin subunit gamma-2: MECRGLLPAIAAACLIGLVVSQTTLTPAVINTTLIENVTSVTPTPVILSSTTPGCSAFNTSTCEPCAPGSQYDNNTLLCVCCSDPGLCLFSGACLPCTRGFYQPLAGQQQCLPCNQGFYTNFTGSPLCHPCPRGSFNNNTGGDSCASCSPGFFSSQLSSTSCTPCALGSFCNSSGCTECQMCPGGTEALQASAKDCTLCRPGMHKAPHQTMCQICGSGFFQIRWGQESCDVCPENHYCPSPDVNPILCPSDAFCPEGSLAPGYCMETFFRKAGDTCELAPVTIALLVIGGGVALLFIILMVLRRRRDTDGELTLARAPLLRKERPQGRYYGIPCDAEPVYAGW; the protein is encoded by the exons ATGGAGTGTCGGGGACTTCTTCCTGCGATAGCCGCCGCTTGTTTAATAG GCCTGGTGGTGAGCCAGACCACACTTACTCCTGCTGTGATTAACACCACTCTTATTGAGAACGTGACCAGTGTGACTCCAACTCCCGTGATTCTCAGCAGCACGACCCCAGGCTGCTCTGCATTCAACACTTCAACTTGTGAGCCTTGTGCACCGGGATCGCAATACGACAACA AcaccctgctgtgtgtgtgctgctctgaCCCCGGGCTGTGTCTATTTTCTGGAGCCTGTCTGCCGTGCACCAGAGGTTTCTATCAGCCACTTGCTGGACAGCAGCAGTGTCTGCCCTGCAACCAGGGCTTCTACACAAA TTTCACTGGAAGTCCATTATGTCACCCCTGTCCTCGTGGATCCTTCAACAATAATACTGGTGGTGACAGTTGCGCAAGTTGTTCACCAG GTTTCTTTTCGTCACAGCTGAGTTCCACCTCATGCACGCCATGTGCGCTAGGAAGTTTTTGCAA cTCCTCTGGTTGTACAGAGTGCCAGATGTGTCCAGGAGGAACTGAGGCTCTACAGGCCTCTGCTAAAGACTGCACGCTGTGTCGACCAG GTATGCACAAAGCTCCCCATCAGACCATGTGTCAAATCTGCGGCAGTGGCTTCTTCCAGATCCGCTGGGGCCAGGAAAGCTGTGATGTCTGCCCAGAGAATCACTACTGCCCT AGTCCAGATGTGAACCCCATTCTGTGTCCAAGTGATGCCTTTTGTCCAGAGGGCAGCTTGGCGCCAGGCTACTGCATGGAGACCTTCTTCCGCAAAGCAGGGGACACTTGTGAATTGGCTCCTGTCACTATTGCTCTATTAGTTATTGGAGGTGGAG TGGCTTTACTCTTTATCATTTTAATGGTTCTGCGTCGACGGAGAGACACTGATGGAGAGCTGACTCTAGCCCGAGCTCCATTATTACGCAAAGAGCGACCTCAAGGTCGATACTATGGGATCCCCTGTGATGCAGAACCTGTATATGCTGGCTGGTGA
- the reep1 gene encoding receptor expression-enhancing protein 1 isoform X1, with amino-acid sequence MVSWIISRLVVLVFGTLYPAYSSYKAVKSKDVREYVKWMMYWIIFALFMTVEVFTDMFLCWLPFYYELKIAFVVWMLSPYTKGSSVLYRKFVHPTLSSKEKDIDDYICQAKDKSYDTLVHFGRKGLNVAATAAVMAATKGQGVLSDRLRSFSMQDLSSYQSDSDNTDPGTTQSAAAQHRTRPMMRSKSESYKGQDFDMTEYEMLGLDQWHSKKSLSQTISPSESESTPITPSLTPQSSPPSTPSPPPTPSPPPTPPVPEQPVEVGKEVQAALSTPQLKLIKRKAPEPPLRVLRPLTRSRSALSSNNEAM; translated from the exons ATGGTCTCCTGGATCATCTCTAGACTTGTGGT aCTTGTGTTTGGTACACTATATCCTGCGTACTCGTCTTATAAAGCTGTGAAATCGAAAGATGTGAGAGAATAT GTGAAATGGATGATGTACTGGATAATATTTGCCCTATTCATGACGGTGGAAGTATTTACAGATATGTTCCTTTGTTG GCTTCCTTTCTACTATGAACTGAAGATAGCCTTTGTGGTGTGGATGTTGTCCCCTTACACTAAAGGCTCTAGTGTGCTATACAGGAAGTTTGTTCATCCCACGCTTTCCtcaaaagaaaag GACATTGACGACTACATCTGCCAAGCCAAGGACAAAAGCTATGACACACTGGTGCATTTTGGGAGAAAAGGGCTGAATGTTGCAGCCACAGCTGCGGTCATGGCTGCAACAAAG GGCCAAGGAGTCCtgtcagacagactgaggagtTTCAGCATGCAGGATTTATCTTCCTACCAGTCTGACTCCGATAACACTGACCCCGGCACTACGcagtctgcagcagcacagcatcGGACCAGACCTATGATGCGCAGCAAGTCAGAGAGCTACAAAG GACAGGATTTTGACATGACTGAATATGAGATGTTGGGGTTGGACCAATGGCACTCCAAGAAGTCGCTGTCTCAGACCATTTCACCTTCTGAGTCTGAGTCCACACCCATTACGCCCTCACTGACACCCCAGTCCAGCCCACCCTCCACACCTTCTCCACCTCCcactccctctccacctcccactCCTCCAGTTCCAGAGCAGCCAGTGGAGGTGGGTAAAGAGGTGCAGGCAGCGTTGAGCACTCCACAGCTCAAGCTGATTAAGAGGAAGGCTCCTGAG CCTCCTCTTAGAGTCCTGCGGCCTCTCACAAGATCCAGGAGTGCTCTTTCTTCAAACAATGAAGCCATGTGA
- the mrpl35 gene encoding 39S ribosomal protein L35, mitochondrial — MAAVLARRVSGLLRPLSASLHARTPQLCQLSSLIQPPPLYSSAAAAVRAPLWGAACQTPRYNILQRVSALVPSLTPQPSRSLTYYSVKKGKRKSVKSVTDRFMRLHCGLWIRRKAGHQKKLWKKKPARRKRLREFVFCNKTQSKLLDKMTTSFWKRRNWYLDDQYLKYHDRVNLKL, encoded by the exons ATGGCGGCCGTCCTGGCGAGAAGGGTGTCCG GGCTGCTGAGGCCGCTGTCTGCGTCTCTACATGCCAGGACACCTCAGCTCTGTCAACTCTCCAGCCTCATTCAGCCTCCGCCTCTCTACAGCTCCGCTGCAGCCGCTGTCCGCGCTCCTCTGTGGGGAGCAGCGTGTCAGACACCGCGGTACAACATCCTGCAAAG GGTGTCAGCTCTTGTTCCCAGTCTGACTCCACAGCCAAGTCGAAGTCTGACGTACTACAGTGTGAagaaggggaagaggaagagtgtAAAATCTGTCACAGATAGGTTCATGAGGTTGCACTGTGGACTTTGGATCAGACGCAAG GCTGGACACCAGAAGAAACTGTGGAAGAAGAAACCTGCCAGAAGAAAGCGCCTGAGGGAGTTTGTGTTCtgtaacaaaacacagagcaagCTTTTGGATAAAATGACAACTTCGTTTTGGAAGAGGAGGAACTGGTATCTCGATGATCAATACCTGAAGTACCATGACCGGGTCAATCTCAAACTGTAA